In one Gracilinanus agilis isolate LMUSP501 chromosome 6, AgileGrace, whole genome shotgun sequence genomic region, the following are encoded:
- the MADD gene encoding MAP kinase-activating death domain protein isoform X15, with product MVQKKKICPRLLDYLVIIGARQPSSDSVAQTPELLRRYPLEDYPEFPLPPDVVFFCQPEGCLSVRQRRMSLRDDTSFVFTLTDKDTGVTRYGICVNFYRSFQKRMPKEKADGGSGHRAKEAVKTAPGPEEASTEKAESSSSLQPPSADSTPDGNQSPRGKRRAKGGSRSRNSTLTSLCVLSHYPFFTTFRECLYTLKRLVDCCSERLLGKKLSIPRGVQRDTMWRIFTGSLLVEEKSSALLHDLREIEAWIYRLLRSPVPISGQKRVDIEVLPQELQPALTFALPDPSRFSLVDFPLHLPLELLGVDACLQVLSCILLEHKVVLQSRDYNALSMSVMAFVAMIYPLEYMFPVIPLLPTCMASAEQLLLAPTPYIIGVPASFFLYKLDFKMPDDVWLVDLDSNRVIAPTNAEVLPILPEPESLELKKHLKQALASMSLNTQPILNLEKFHEGQEIPLLLGRPSSDLQSTPSTEFNPLIYGNDVDSVDVATRVAMVRFFNSPNVLQGFQMHTRTLRLFPRPVVAFQAGSFLASRPRQTPFAEKLSRTQAVEYFGEWILNPTNYAFQRIHNNMFDPASIGDKPKWYAHQLQPIYYRVYDSNSQLAEALSVPPEHDSDSDPTDDSGSDSVDYDDSSSSYSSLGDFVSEMMKCDINGDTPNVDPLTHAALGDASEVAFDELQGSQGDLDEPGPDSENSQDNPQPRSSSSTTASSSPSTIIHGANPESADSTEMDDKTATGFSNPLRALPPNFGKLSLDKREAEIGEGWASKLLRPNSLKLASDSDAESDSRASSPNSTISNNSSEGFGGIMSFASSLYRNHSTSFSLSSLALPTKGARDKATPFPSLKVFGLNTLMEIVTEAGPGSGEGGRRALVDQKSSVIKHSPTVKRESPSPQGRASNSSENQQFLKEVVHSVLDGQGVGWLSVKKVRRLLESEQLRGFVLSKLNRLAPPEDGAPPDTIPDVEISRKVYKGMLDLLKCMVLSLEQSYANAGLGGMASTFGLLEIAQTHYYSKEPDKRKRSPTDSVSTPVGKDPGLTGRGDPKAMAQLRVPQLGPRAPSATGRGPKELDTRSLKEENFVASIELWNKHQEVKKQKALDKQRPEGIKPVFDLGETDEKKSQISADSGVSLMSGSQRSDLESTSIGPAVMIRSTSQDSEVSNSSGETLGADSDLSSNAGDGPGGEGSAHLAGLRGTVSDSEIETNSASGAIFGKAHSLKPGTKEKVVGSPVRPFEDVSQRVYLYEGLLGRDKGSMWDQLEDAAMETFSMSKERSTLWDQMQFWEDAFLDAVMLEREGMGMDQGPQEMIDRYLSLGEHDRKRLEDDEDRLLATLLNNLISYMLLMKVNKNDIRKKVRRLMGKSHIGLVYSQQINEVLDQLASLNGRDLALQPSGSRHIKKQTFVVHAGTDTSGDIFFMEVCDDCVVLRSSIGTVSERWWYEKLINMTYCPKTKVLCLWRRNGPETQLNKFYTKKCRELYYCVKDSMERAAARQHSAKPGPELGGEFPVQDMRTGEGGLLQVTLEGINLKFMHSQVFIELNHIKKCNTVRGVFVLEEFVPETKEVVSHKYKTPMAHEICYSVLCLFSYVAAARSKEAESRSKPPRPVSS from the exons GCAACCAAGCAGTGACAGTGTGGCCCAGACTCCCGAGTTGCTCCGGCGCTACCCCTTGGAGGATTATCCCGAATTCCCCCTCCCTCCAGATGTGGTGTTCTTCTGCCAACCCGAGGGATGTCTGAGTGTGCGGCAGAGACGCATGAGCTTGCGAGATGATACCTCCTTCGTGTTCACCCTCACTGACAAGGACACTGGGGTGACCCGCTATGGCATCTGTGTCAACTTCTACCGCTCCTTCCAGAAGCGGATGCCCAAGGAAAAGGCCGACGGTGGCTCGGGGCACCGTGCAAAGGAAGCTGTCAAGACCGCTCCTGGCCCAGAGGAGGCGAGCACAGAGAAGGCAGAGAGCAGCTCTTCCTTGCAGCCCCCCAGTGCTGATTCGACCCCTGATGGGAACCAGTCTCCCCGAGGCAAGCGCCGAGCTAAGGGGGGGAGCCGCTCTCGCAACAGCACCCTGACATCCCTGTGTGTGCTCAGCCACTACCCTTTCTTCACCACCTTCCGGGAGTGTCTGTACACCCTCAAGCGTCTGGTGGATTGCTGCAGCGAGCGGCTCCTTGGCAAGAAACTGTCCATCCCCCGAGGGGTGCAGAG GGACACCATGTGGCGCATTTTCACTGGTTCACTCCTGGTAGAAGAGAAGTCCAGTGCCCTTCTGCATGACCTTCGGGAGATTGAAGCCTGGATCTATAGGTTGTTGCGTTCTCCAGTGCCCATATCTGGCCAGAAGCGGGTGGATATTGAGGTTCTACCGCAAGAGCTTCAGCCTGCACTGACCTTTGCTCTCCCTGACCCATCTCGATTCTCTCTGGTAGACTTCCCATTGCATCTGCCCTTGGAACTTCTGGGCGTAGATGCCTGTCTGCAGGTGTTGTCTTGCATCTTGCTGGAGCACAAG GTGGTGCTCCAGTCCCGAGACTACAACGCACTCTCCATGTCAGTGATGGCCTTCGTGGCAATGATCTACCCCCTGGAGTACATGTTTCCTGTTATCCCATTGCTGCCTACTTGTATGGCATCTGCAGAGCAG CTGCTCTTGGCCCCTACCCCTTACATCATTGGGGTCCCTGCCAGCTTCTTCCTTTATAAACTGGACTTCAAGATGCCAGATGATGTTTGGCTGGTGGATTTGGACAGCAATAGG GTGATTGCACCAACCAATGCAGAAGTGTTGCCCATCCTGCCAGAACCCGAATCTTTAGAACTGAAAAAGCATTTGAAGCAG GCACTGGCCAGCATGAGTCTGAACACCCAGCCGATCCTCAACCTGGAGAAGTTCCATGAGGGCCAGGAGATCCCCCTGCTCTTGGGAAGGCCATCCAGCGATTTGCAGTCCACCCCTTCCACTGAGTTCAATCCCCTCATCTACGGCAATGATGTGGATTCAGTGGACGTGGCGACCAG GGTGGCCATGGTGAGATTCTTCAACTCCCCCAATGTGCTTCAGGGATTCCAGATGCACACTCGCACTCTCCGGCTCTTCCCCCGACCTGTGGTGGCCTTCCAAGCTGGTTCTTTTCTAGCCTCACGTCCCCGACAGACCCCCTTTGCAGAGAAATTGTCCAGGACCCAGGCTGTGGAGTACTTTGGCGAATGGATCCTCAACCCCACCAACTATGCTTTCCAGCGAATCCACAACA ATATGTTTGATCCAGCCTCAATTGGTGATAAGCCAAAGTGGTATGCCCACCAGCTGCAGCCCATCTATTACCGCGTCTATGACAGCAACTCCCAGCTGGCCGAGGCACTGAGTGTGCCACCCGAGCATGACTCTGACTCTGACCCAACGGACGACAG TGGCAGTGACAGTGTGGATTATGATGACTCGAGCTCCTCCTATTCATCCCTTGGGGACTTTGTTAGTGAAATGATGAAATGTGATATCAATGGTGATACACCCA ATGTGGATCCGCTAACACATGCGGCACTGGGTGATGCCAGTGAGGTGGCATTTGATGAGCTGCAAGGAAGCCAGGGTGATCTGGATGAGCCTGGTCCAGATAGTGAGAATTCCCAGGACAACCCCCAGCCTCGCTCCAGCTCCAGCACCACGGCCAGCAGCAGCCCCAGTACCATCATTCATGGAGCCAATCCT GAGTCTGCTGATTCTACAGAGATGGATGACAAGACAGCGACAGGATTCTCCAACCCACTTCGTGCTTTGCCCCCAAATTTTGGCAAATTAAGCTTGGATAAGCGTGAGGCAGAGA TAGGAGAGGGCTG GGCTTCAAAACTGCTGCGGCCTAATAGCCTGAAGCTGGCGAGCGATTCGGATGCAGAGTCAGACTCTCGGGCAAGTTCTCCCAACTCCACCATCTCCAACAACAGCAGCGAGGGCTTTGGGGGCATCATGTCTTTTGCAA GTAGCCTGTACCGGAACCATAGCACCAGCTTCAGCCTCTCCAGCCTGGCACTGCCCACCAAAGGGGCCCGAGATAAGGCCACACCCTTCCCTAGTCTCAAAG TATTTGGGCTAAATACTCTAATGGAGATTGTTACTGAAGCCGGCCCCGGGAGCGGTGAAG GGGGCCGGCGAGCCCTGGTCGATCAGAAGTCATCGGTCATCAAGCATAGCCCCACGGTAAAAAGAGAGTCTCCATCGCCGCAGGGACGGGCCAGCAATTCCAG CGAGAACCAGCAGTTCCTGAAGGAGGTGGTTCACAGCGTGCTGGACGGCCAGGGCGTGGGCTGGCTCAGCGTGAAGAAGGTGAGGAGGCTGCTGGAGAGTGAGCAGCTCCGAGGCTTTGTCCTGAGCAAGCTGAACCGCCTGGCGCCTCCCGAGGACGGCGCCCCGCCGGACACTATCCCCGATGTG GAGATAAGCCGCAAAGTCTACAAGGGGATGCTGGACCTGCTCAAGTGCATGGTGCTGAGCCTGGAGCAGTCCTACGCCAACGCCGGCCTTGGCGGCATGGCCAGCACCTTTGGGCTCCTGGAGATCGCCCAGACCCACTACTACAGCAAAG AGCCAGATAAACGGAAGAGAAGTCCCACAGACAGTGTGAGCACGCCAGTTGGCAAGGATCCAGGCCTGACTGGGCGGGGAGACCCGAAAGCTATGGCCCAGCTGAGGGTTCCCCAGTTGGGGCCTCGGGCACCAAGTGCCACAGGAAGGGGCCCCAAGGAGCTGGACACCAGAAGCCTAAAGGAAGAGAACTTTGTGGCCTCTATTG AGTTGTGGAACAAGCACCAGGaagtgaaaaaacaaaaagctttGGACAAACAGA GGCCTGAAGGAATTAAACCTGTCTTTGACCTGGGTGAGACAGATGAGAAAAAGTCACAGATCAGTGCAGACAGTGGTGTGAGCCTGATGTCTGGTTCTCAG AGAAGTGACCTGGAATCCACTAGTATAGGCCCAGCAGTTATGATCCGAAGCACAAGCCAGGATTCTGAA GTGAGTAACAGTTCTGGAGAGACACTGGGAGCGGACAGTGACCTGAGCAGCAATGCAGGTGATGGACCAGGTGGAGAGGGCAGTGCCCACTTGGCAGGACTTCGTGGCACTGTGTCTGACAGCGAAATTGAGACCAATTCTGCCTCAGGCGCCATCTTT GGCAAAGCCCACAGTCTGAAGCCGGGTACAAAGGAGAAAGTAGTGGGCAGCCCCGTTCGTCCTTTTGAAGACGTGAGCCAGCGTGTCTACCTCTATGAGGGTCTCCTAG GAAGGGACAAAGGATCCATGTGGGACCAGTTAGAGGATGCAGCTATGGAGACCTTCTCTATGA GTAAAGAACGTTCTACCCTGTGGGACCAGATGCAGTTCTGGGAAGATGCCTTCCTTGATGCTGTGATGTTGGAGAGAGAAGGGATGGGCATGGACCAGGGACCTCAGGAAATGATCGACAG GTACCTGTCCCTGGGAGAACATGACCGGAAGCGCCTGGAGGATGACGAAGATCGATTGCTGGCCACGCTTTTGAACAACCTCATCTCTTACATGCTTCTGATGAAG GTAAACAAGAATGACATTCGGAAGAAGGTGAGACGCCTGATGGGGAAGTCTCATATTGGGCTTGTGTACAGCCAGCAGATAAACGAAGTGTTAGACCAGTTGGCCAGCCTG AATGGACGGGACCTGGCTCTCCAGCCAAGTGGCAGCCGTCACATCAAGAAACAGACGTTCGTGGTGCACGCGGGGACGGACACCAGTGGGGATATCTTCTTCATGGAG GTGTGCGACGACTGCGTGGTCCTCCGCAGCAGCATCGGGACGGTGTCCGAGCGCTGGTGGTACGAGAAGCTCATCAACATGACCTACTGCCCCAAGACCAAGGTGCTGTGTCTGTGGAGACGCAACGGGCCCGAGACTCAGCTCAACAAGTTCTATACCAAGAAG TGTCGGGAGCTGTACTACTGTGTGAAGGACAGCATGGAGCGTGCCGCGGCTCGACAGCACAGCGCCAAGCCGG GTCCGGAGCTGGGCGGTGAGTTCCCAGTGCAGGACATGAGGACGGGCGAGGGTGGCTTGCTTCAGGTTACGCTGGAGGGGATCAACCTTAAGTTCATGCATAGCCAG GTTTTCATAGAGCTGAATCACATTAAAAAGTGCAATACAGTTCGAGGCGTCTTTGTCCTGGAGGAATTTG TTCCTGAAACTAAAGAAGTGGTGAGCCACAAGTACAAGACGCCCATG GCCCATGAGATCTGCTACTCCGTGTTGTGTCTCTTCTCCTACGTGGCTGCCGCTCGCAGCAAGGAGGCCGAGAGCAGAAGCAAACCTCCCCGGCCGGTCTCGAGCTGA
- the MADD gene encoding MAP kinase-activating death domain protein isoform X16 → MVQKKKICPRLLDYLVIIGARQPSSDSVAQTPELLRRYPLEDYPEFPLPPDVVFFCQPEGCLSVRQRRMSLRDDTSFVFTLTDKDTGVTRYGICVNFYRSFQKRMPKEKADGGSGHRAKEAVKTAPGPEEASTEKAESSSSLQPPSADSTPDGNQSPRGKRRAKGGSRSRNSTLTSLCVLSHYPFFTTFRECLYTLKRLVDCCSERLLGKKLSIPRGVQRDTMWRIFTGSLLVEEKSSALLHDLREIEAWIYRLLRSPVPISGQKRVDIEVLPQELQPALTFALPDPSRFSLVDFPLHLPLELLGVDACLQVLSCILLEHKVVLQSRDYNALSMSVMAFVAMIYPLEYMFPVIPLLPTCMASAEQLLLAPTPYIIGVPASFFLYKLDFKMPDDVWLVDLDSNRVIAPTNAEVLPILPEPESLELKKHLKQALASMSLNTQPILNLEKFHEGQEIPLLLGRPSSDLQSTPSTEFNPLIYGNDVDSVDVATRVAMVRFFNSPNVLQGFQMHTRTLRLFPRPVVAFQAGSFLASRPRQTPFAEKLSRTQAVEYFGEWILNPTNYAFQRIHNNMFDPASIGDKPKWYAHQLQPIYYRVYDSNSQLAEALSVPPEHDSDSDPTDDSGSDSVDYDDSSSSYSSLGDFVSEMMKCDINGDTPNVDPLTHAALGDASEVAFDELQGSQGDLDEPGPDSENSQDNPQPRSSSSTTASSSPSTIIHGANPESADSTEMDDKTATGFSNPLRALPPNFGKLSLDKREAEIGEGWASKLLRPNSLKLASDSDAESDSRASSPNSTISNNSSEGFGGIMSFASSLYRNHSTSFSLSSLALPTKGARDKATPFPSLKVFGLNTLMEIVTEAGPGSGEGGRRALVDQKSSVIKHSPTVKRESPSPQGRASNSSENQQFLKEVVHSVLDGQGVGWLSVKKVRRLLESEQLRGFVLSKLNRLAPPEDGAPPDTIPDVEISRKVYKGMLDLLKCMVLSLEQSYANAGLGGMASTFGLLEIAQTHYYSKEPDKRKRSPTDSVSTPVGKDPGLTGRGDPKAMAQLRVPQLGPRAPSATGRGPKELDTRSLKEENFVASIELWNKHQEVKKQKALDKQRPEGIKPVFDLGETDEKKSQISADSGVSLMSGSQRSDLESTSIGPAVMIRSTSQDSEVSNSSGETLGADSDLSSNAGDGPGGEGSAHLAGLRGTVSDSEIETNSASGAIFGKAHSLKPGTKEKVVGSPVRPFEDVSQRVYLYEGLLGRDKGSMWDQLEDAAMETFSMSKERSTLWDQMQFWEDAFLDAVMLEREGMGMDQGPQEMIDRYLSLGEHDRKRLEDDEDRLLATLLNNLISYMLLMKVNKNDIRKKVRRLMGKSHIGLVYSQQINEVLDQLASLNGRDLALQPSGSRHIKKQTFVVHAGTDTSGDIFFMEVCDDCVVLRSSIGTVSERWWYEKLINMTYCPKTKVLCLWRRNGPETQLNKFYTKKCRELYYCVKDSMERAAARQHSAKPGPELGGEFPVQDMRTGEGGLLQVTLEGINLKFMHSQERKVFIELNHIKKCNTVRGVFVLEEFVPETKEVVSHKYKTPMAHEICYSVLCLFSYVAAARSKEAESRSKPPRPVSS, encoded by the exons GCAACCAAGCAGTGACAGTGTGGCCCAGACTCCCGAGTTGCTCCGGCGCTACCCCTTGGAGGATTATCCCGAATTCCCCCTCCCTCCAGATGTGGTGTTCTTCTGCCAACCCGAGGGATGTCTGAGTGTGCGGCAGAGACGCATGAGCTTGCGAGATGATACCTCCTTCGTGTTCACCCTCACTGACAAGGACACTGGGGTGACCCGCTATGGCATCTGTGTCAACTTCTACCGCTCCTTCCAGAAGCGGATGCCCAAGGAAAAGGCCGACGGTGGCTCGGGGCACCGTGCAAAGGAAGCTGTCAAGACCGCTCCTGGCCCAGAGGAGGCGAGCACAGAGAAGGCAGAGAGCAGCTCTTCCTTGCAGCCCCCCAGTGCTGATTCGACCCCTGATGGGAACCAGTCTCCCCGAGGCAAGCGCCGAGCTAAGGGGGGGAGCCGCTCTCGCAACAGCACCCTGACATCCCTGTGTGTGCTCAGCCACTACCCTTTCTTCACCACCTTCCGGGAGTGTCTGTACACCCTCAAGCGTCTGGTGGATTGCTGCAGCGAGCGGCTCCTTGGCAAGAAACTGTCCATCCCCCGAGGGGTGCAGAG GGACACCATGTGGCGCATTTTCACTGGTTCACTCCTGGTAGAAGAGAAGTCCAGTGCCCTTCTGCATGACCTTCGGGAGATTGAAGCCTGGATCTATAGGTTGTTGCGTTCTCCAGTGCCCATATCTGGCCAGAAGCGGGTGGATATTGAGGTTCTACCGCAAGAGCTTCAGCCTGCACTGACCTTTGCTCTCCCTGACCCATCTCGATTCTCTCTGGTAGACTTCCCATTGCATCTGCCCTTGGAACTTCTGGGCGTAGATGCCTGTCTGCAGGTGTTGTCTTGCATCTTGCTGGAGCACAAG GTGGTGCTCCAGTCCCGAGACTACAACGCACTCTCCATGTCAGTGATGGCCTTCGTGGCAATGATCTACCCCCTGGAGTACATGTTTCCTGTTATCCCATTGCTGCCTACTTGTATGGCATCTGCAGAGCAG CTGCTCTTGGCCCCTACCCCTTACATCATTGGGGTCCCTGCCAGCTTCTTCCTTTATAAACTGGACTTCAAGATGCCAGATGATGTTTGGCTGGTGGATTTGGACAGCAATAGG GTGATTGCACCAACCAATGCAGAAGTGTTGCCCATCCTGCCAGAACCCGAATCTTTAGAACTGAAAAAGCATTTGAAGCAG GCACTGGCCAGCATGAGTCTGAACACCCAGCCGATCCTCAACCTGGAGAAGTTCCATGAGGGCCAGGAGATCCCCCTGCTCTTGGGAAGGCCATCCAGCGATTTGCAGTCCACCCCTTCCACTGAGTTCAATCCCCTCATCTACGGCAATGATGTGGATTCAGTGGACGTGGCGACCAG GGTGGCCATGGTGAGATTCTTCAACTCCCCCAATGTGCTTCAGGGATTCCAGATGCACACTCGCACTCTCCGGCTCTTCCCCCGACCTGTGGTGGCCTTCCAAGCTGGTTCTTTTCTAGCCTCACGTCCCCGACAGACCCCCTTTGCAGAGAAATTGTCCAGGACCCAGGCTGTGGAGTACTTTGGCGAATGGATCCTCAACCCCACCAACTATGCTTTCCAGCGAATCCACAACA ATATGTTTGATCCAGCCTCAATTGGTGATAAGCCAAAGTGGTATGCCCACCAGCTGCAGCCCATCTATTACCGCGTCTATGACAGCAACTCCCAGCTGGCCGAGGCACTGAGTGTGCCACCCGAGCATGACTCTGACTCTGACCCAACGGACGACAG TGGCAGTGACAGTGTGGATTATGATGACTCGAGCTCCTCCTATTCATCCCTTGGGGACTTTGTTAGTGAAATGATGAAATGTGATATCAATGGTGATACACCCA ATGTGGATCCGCTAACACATGCGGCACTGGGTGATGCCAGTGAGGTGGCATTTGATGAGCTGCAAGGAAGCCAGGGTGATCTGGATGAGCCTGGTCCAGATAGTGAGAATTCCCAGGACAACCCCCAGCCTCGCTCCAGCTCCAGCACCACGGCCAGCAGCAGCCCCAGTACCATCATTCATGGAGCCAATCCT GAGTCTGCTGATTCTACAGAGATGGATGACAAGACAGCGACAGGATTCTCCAACCCACTTCGTGCTTTGCCCCCAAATTTTGGCAAATTAAGCTTGGATAAGCGTGAGGCAGAGA TAGGAGAGGGCTG GGCTTCAAAACTGCTGCGGCCTAATAGCCTGAAGCTGGCGAGCGATTCGGATGCAGAGTCAGACTCTCGGGCAAGTTCTCCCAACTCCACCATCTCCAACAACAGCAGCGAGGGCTTTGGGGGCATCATGTCTTTTGCAA GTAGCCTGTACCGGAACCATAGCACCAGCTTCAGCCTCTCCAGCCTGGCACTGCCCACCAAAGGGGCCCGAGATAAGGCCACACCCTTCCCTAGTCTCAAAG TATTTGGGCTAAATACTCTAATGGAGATTGTTACTGAAGCCGGCCCCGGGAGCGGTGAAG GGGGCCGGCGAGCCCTGGTCGATCAGAAGTCATCGGTCATCAAGCATAGCCCCACGGTAAAAAGAGAGTCTCCATCGCCGCAGGGACGGGCCAGCAATTCCAG CGAGAACCAGCAGTTCCTGAAGGAGGTGGTTCACAGCGTGCTGGACGGCCAGGGCGTGGGCTGGCTCAGCGTGAAGAAGGTGAGGAGGCTGCTGGAGAGTGAGCAGCTCCGAGGCTTTGTCCTGAGCAAGCTGAACCGCCTGGCGCCTCCCGAGGACGGCGCCCCGCCGGACACTATCCCCGATGTG GAGATAAGCCGCAAAGTCTACAAGGGGATGCTGGACCTGCTCAAGTGCATGGTGCTGAGCCTGGAGCAGTCCTACGCCAACGCCGGCCTTGGCGGCATGGCCAGCACCTTTGGGCTCCTGGAGATCGCCCAGACCCACTACTACAGCAAAG AGCCAGATAAACGGAAGAGAAGTCCCACAGACAGTGTGAGCACGCCAGTTGGCAAGGATCCAGGCCTGACTGGGCGGGGAGACCCGAAAGCTATGGCCCAGCTGAGGGTTCCCCAGTTGGGGCCTCGGGCACCAAGTGCCACAGGAAGGGGCCCCAAGGAGCTGGACACCAGAAGCCTAAAGGAAGAGAACTTTGTGGCCTCTATTG AGTTGTGGAACAAGCACCAGGaagtgaaaaaacaaaaagctttGGACAAACAGA GGCCTGAAGGAATTAAACCTGTCTTTGACCTGGGTGAGACAGATGAGAAAAAGTCACAGATCAGTGCAGACAGTGGTGTGAGCCTGATGTCTGGTTCTCAG AGAAGTGACCTGGAATCCACTAGTATAGGCCCAGCAGTTATGATCCGAAGCACAAGCCAGGATTCTGAA GTGAGTAACAGTTCTGGAGAGACACTGGGAGCGGACAGTGACCTGAGCAGCAATGCAGGTGATGGACCAGGTGGAGAGGGCAGTGCCCACTTGGCAGGACTTCGTGGCACTGTGTCTGACAGCGAAATTGAGACCAATTCTGCCTCAGGCGCCATCTTT GGCAAAGCCCACAGTCTGAAGCCGGGTACAAAGGAGAAAGTAGTGGGCAGCCCCGTTCGTCCTTTTGAAGACGTGAGCCAGCGTGTCTACCTCTATGAGGGTCTCCTAG GAAGGGACAAAGGATCCATGTGGGACCAGTTAGAGGATGCAGCTATGGAGACCTTCTCTATGA GTAAAGAACGTTCTACCCTGTGGGACCAGATGCAGTTCTGGGAAGATGCCTTCCTTGATGCTGTGATGTTGGAGAGAGAAGGGATGGGCATGGACCAGGGACCTCAGGAAATGATCGACAG GTACCTGTCCCTGGGAGAACATGACCGGAAGCGCCTGGAGGATGACGAAGATCGATTGCTGGCCACGCTTTTGAACAACCTCATCTCTTACATGCTTCTGATGAAG GTAAACAAGAATGACATTCGGAAGAAGGTGAGACGCCTGATGGGGAAGTCTCATATTGGGCTTGTGTACAGCCAGCAGATAAACGAAGTGTTAGACCAGTTGGCCAGCCTG AATGGACGGGACCTGGCTCTCCAGCCAAGTGGCAGCCGTCACATCAAGAAACAGACGTTCGTGGTGCACGCGGGGACGGACACCAGTGGGGATATCTTCTTCATGGAG GTGTGCGACGACTGCGTGGTCCTCCGCAGCAGCATCGGGACGGTGTCCGAGCGCTGGTGGTACGAGAAGCTCATCAACATGACCTACTGCCCCAAGACCAAGGTGCTGTGTCTGTGGAGACGCAACGGGCCCGAGACTCAGCTCAACAAGTTCTATACCAAGAAG TGTCGGGAGCTGTACTACTGTGTGAAGGACAGCATGGAGCGTGCCGCGGCTCGACAGCACAGCGCCAAGCCGG GTCCGGAGCTGGGCGGTGAGTTCCCAGTGCAGGACATGAGGACGGGCGAGGGTGGCTTGCTTCAGGTTACGCTGGAGGGGATCAACCTTAAGTTCATGCATAGCCAG GAGCGGAAG GTTTTCATAGAGCTGAATCACATTAAAAAGTGCAATACAGTTCGAGGCGTCTTTGTCCTGGAGGAATTTG TTCCTGAAACTAAAGAAGTGGTGAGCCACAAGTACAAGACGCCCATG GCCCATGAGATCTGCTACTCCGTGTTGTGTCTCTTCTCCTACGTGGCTGCCGCTCGCAGCAAGGAGGCCGAGAGCAGAAGCAAACCTCCCCGGCCGGTCTCGAGCTGA